In Cucurbita pepo subsp. pepo cultivar mu-cu-16 chromosome LG10, ASM280686v2, whole genome shotgun sequence, the DNA window TGGGCCCAATAAAGCCCAGACAAAAACCCCAAAACGAAGTCCAATCTTGCATTGAACACCGGAAGAAGCATAATCacagaagagagagataaaGTGGGTCCCAAAATCGCCGAAATCGTTTCGAACCTCATAAGTTCAGAGCCTAAGCGccagagaggagaacgaacaagaagaagaattgtCAATGGCTTCCGCCACAGCAACGGCGTCGCCTTGCCATGTCTCATCGCCAGTAGTCTgtcgctctctctctcgccTCTCTCCATTTTATCTCTCCTTCTCATCCACCGTTCATCCTCCATGCCGTGGAAACAGAAGGCATGGCGGCGGTGTTGCTGTAGTCCGGTGCTCGGCGATCGAAGCGGAAAAAGAAGTGGAAACGAAAAGGAAAGGAACGTTTCTTATTGAGACGTTGACGAATTGGCTGCTGAAACAGGAACAGGCCGGAGTGATCGACGCGGAACTGACGATTGTGCTTTCGAGCATTTCGATGGCGTGTAAGCAAATCGCTTCGCTGGTGCAGAGGGCGAGCATTTCGAACTTAACCGGAGTTCAGGGAGCCGTCAATGTTCAGGGAGAGGATCAGAAAAAGCTCGACGTCGTCTCTAATGAGGTTCTTAATTTCGTACTCTGCTCAAGAACAAtcacaagaaacaaaagatttaGGACGataatcttaaattgtttatatatatatatatatatacaaaaatatcattaattactaattaaaattatatttacctAGATATTAAGGATCGTGATATAGATAAATTCAACAAGCCTGAATCCGAATACATTGGCATAGGTATTCTCCAATTGCTTGAGATCAAGCGGGCGAACAGGGATTATAGCatcggaagaagaagatgtgCCAGTAGCCGTAGAAGAGAGCTACTCCGGCAACTACATCGTCGTTTTTGACCCACTCGACGGCTCCTCCAACATCGATGCCGCCGTCTCCACCGGTTCCATCTTCGGCATCTACAGCCCAAATGACGAGTGCCTCGGCGACATTGTCGGGGACGACTCCACTGTAAGTCCATCCTCGTTCTCTTTTTTCCACGACCTCCCCTAAATACGGGGCATCAAAACATGCGCTaactgtttgatgaaatgccgAGGAGCAGCTAGGCACAACAGAACAGAGATGCGTTGTGAATGTGTGTCAACCAGGAAGCAACCTGCTGGCTGCTGGCTATTGCATGTACTCAAGCTCCATAATCTTCGTGCTCACCATTGGACAAGGCGTTTTTGCGTTTACTTTAGACCCCATGTATGGAGAATTTGTGCTGACACAAGAGAACATCCAAATTCCCAAGGCTGGGAAAATTTATGCGTTTAATGAAGGAAATTATCAGCTGTGGGATGACAAATTGAAGAAGTACATTGATGATCTGAAGGATCCAGGCCCCAGTGGGAAGCCATATTCTGCTAGATATATCGGTAGCTTGGTGGGTGATTTCCATAGAACCTTACTTTATGGTGGCATTTATGGGTACCCGAGAGAcaagaagagcaagaatgGGAAGCTGAGGCTCTTGTACGAGTGTGCTCCAATGAGTTTCATAGTGGAACAAGCTGGAGGCAAAGGCTCAGATGGGCATCAAAGAATTCTTGACATACAGCCAACAGAGGTTAGTTCGTCTAATCCATGTGATCTTACTTTTAGGGACTTGAAAATCTGTTGAAGTGGAATTGTGATCTGGGTttgattcaattttcttttggttttgtgTTATGGAATAGATCCACCAACGTGTTCCTCTGTATATTGGGAGCGTGGAAGAAGTAGACAAGGTGGAAAAGTACCTAGCTTGATTGATAAACATGGAAAGGACAGATAATTGAATTTGGGttgattggagatgaagaaaaaggTATGTCAATTGTATTATATTCTTATGAAGTTCATTTCAATcttgaataaaattttgatgcaGTTCATATTTGCTTCCATATTGATTATTGAACTT includes these proteins:
- the LOC111803306 gene encoding fructose-1,6-bisphosphatase, chloroplastic-like, which gives rise to MASATATASPCHVSSPVVCRSLSRLSPFYLSFSSTVHPPCRGNRRHGGGVAVVRCSAIEAEKEVETKRKGTFLIETLTNWLLKQEQAGVIDAELTIVLSSISMACKQIASLVQRASISNLTGVQGAVNVQGEDQKKLDVVSNEVFSNCLRSSGRTGIIASEEEDVPVAVEESYSGNYIVVFDPLDGSSNIDAAVSTGSIFGIYSPNDECLGDIVGDDSTLGTTEQRCVVNVCQPGSNLLAAGYCMYSSSIIFVLTIGQGVFAFTLDPMYGEFVLTQENIQIPKAGKIYAFNEGNYQLWDDKLKKYIDDLKDPGPSGKPYSARYIGSLVGDFHRTLLYGGIYGYPRDKKSKNGKLRLLYECAPMSFIVEQAGGKGSDGHQRILDIQPTEIHQRVPLYIGSVEEVDKVEKYLA